One Homo sapiens chromosome 3, GRCh38.p14 Primary Assembly genomic window carries:
- the TSC22D2 gene encoding TSC22 domain family protein 2 isoform X1 codes for MSKMPAKKKSCFQITSVTTAQVATSITEDTESLDDPDESRTEDVSSEIFDVSRATDYGPEEVCERSSSEETLNNVGDAETPGTVSPNLLLDGQLAAAAAAPANGGGVVSARSVSGALASTLAAAATSAPAPGAPGGPQLAGSSAGPVTAAPSQPPTTCSSRFRVIKLDHGSGEPYRRGRWTCMEYYERDSDSSVLTRSGDCIRHSSTFDQTAERDSGLGATGGSVVVVVASMQGAHGPESGTDSSLTAVSQLPPSEKMSQPTPAQPQSFSVGQPQPPPPPVGGAVAQSSAPLPPFPGAATGPQPMMAAAQPSQPQGAGPGGQTLPPTNVTLAQPAMSLPPQPGPAVGAPAAQQPQQFAYPQPQIPPGHLLPVQPSGQSEYLQQHVAGLQPPSPAQPSSTGAAASPATAATLPVGTGQNASSVGAQLMGASSQPSEAMAPRTGPAQGGQVAPCQPTGVPPATVGGVVQPCLGPAGAGQPQSVPPPQMGGSGPLSAVPGGPHAVVPGVPNVPAAVPAPSVPSVSTTSVTMPNVPAPLAQSQQLSSHTPVSRSSSIIQHVGLPLAPGTHSAPTSLPQSDLSQFQTQTQPLVGQVDDTRRKSEPLPQPPLSLIAENKPVVKPPVADSLANPLQLTPMNSLATSVFSIAIPVDGDEDRNPSTAFYQAFHLNTLKESKSLWDRGEITWYLAWDKAAK; via the coding sequence ATGTCCAAGATGCCGGCCAAGAAGAAGAGCTGCTTCCAGATCACCAGTGTCACCACGGCCCAGGTGGCCACTAGCATCACCGAGGACACCGAGAGCTTGGACGACCCGGACGAGTCACGCACAGAGGACGTCTCCTCCGAGATTTTCGACGTCTCTCGGGCCACGGATTATGGCCCTGAGGAGGTCTGCGAGCGCAGCTCTTCCGAAGAGACGCTTAACAATGTTGGGGATGCGGAGACTCCCGGGACCGTCTCCCCAAACCTCCTCCTAGATGGGCAGCTGGCAGCGGCGGCTGCTGCTCCCGCCAACGGAGGAGGAGTCGTTTCGGCCCGGAGCGTGTCTGGGGCGCTCGCCAGTACCCTGGCGGCGGCTGCCACTTCGGCCCCCGCCCCCGGAGCACCCGGCGGCCCCCAGCTCGCGGGCTCATCCGCCGGGCCAGTGACTGCagccccatctcagcctcccaccacATGTAGTTCCCGTTTTCGCGTGATCAAGCTGGACCACGGGAGCGGAGAGCCCTATAGACGCGGCCGATGGACGTGTATGGAATACTATGAGAGGGATTCAGACAGCAGCGTCCTGACTAGATCCGGGGATTGCATTAGACACAGCAGTACTTTTGACCAGACTGCGGAGCGGGACAGCGGCCTGGGCGCCACCGGAGGGTCGGTGGTGGTAGTAGTGGCCTCCATGCAGGGGGCGCACGGGCCCGAGTCGGGAACTGACAGCTCCTTGACTGCTGTGTCACAGCTACCCCCGTCGGAGAAAATGAGCCAGCCCACTCCGGCCCAGCCGCAGAGTTTTAGCGTTGGGCAGCCACAGCCGCCGCCGCCACCCGTAGGTGGGGCTGTGGCTCAAAGCTCGGCTCCGCTGCCGCCGTTCCCGGGAGCCGCGACCGGGCCGCAGCCAATGATGGCAGCCGCGCAGCCCAGCCAGCCCCAGGGAGCGGGGCCCGGGGGACAGACTCTGCCGCCGACGAATGTAACCCTGGCGCAGCCGGCTATGTCCCTGCCTCCGCAGCCGGGCCCTGCAGTGGGCGCCCCCGCGGCGCAGCAGCCCCAGCAGTTCGCGTATCCTCAGCCTCAGATACCGCCCGGACATTTGCTGCCCGTCCAGCCCTCCGGCCAGAGTGAGTACCTGCAGCAGCACGTGGCCGGCCTGCAGCCGCCAAGCCCCGCGCAGCCCTCGTCCACCGGCGCCGCAGCGAGCCCCGCCACGGCGGCCACCCTTCCCGTGGGCACCGGCCAGAATGCTTCCTCGGTGGGCGCGCAGCTCATGGGCGCGTCTTCCCAGCCCAGCGAAGCCATGGCCCCCCGGACGGGACCAGCGCAAGGCGGGCAGGTCGCGCCTTGTCAGCCGACTGGAGTGCCCCCGGCTACTGTGGGAGGCGTGGTGCAGCCGTGCCTCGGTCCTGCCGGGGCTGGGCAGCCCCAGTCCGTGCCTCCGCCGCAGATGGGTGGCAGTGGTCCGCTGTCAGCCGTACCTGGTGGCCCTCACGCCGTGGTGCCCGGAGTTCCAAACGTGCCTGCAGCCGTGCCCGCTCCAAGCGTGCCTAGTGTGTCTACCACTTCTGTTACTATGCCAAATGTACCCGCGCCTCTGGCCCAGTCGCAACAGCTGAGCAGCCATACGCCAgtcagcaggagcagcagcataATCCAGCATGTTGGGCTGCCCTTAGCGCCAGGCACACACAGCGCACCAACAAGTCTACCACAGTCTGACCTAAGCCAGTTTCAAACTCAGACCCAGCCTTTAGTCGGGCAAGTCGACGATACTAGAAGAAAATCAGAACCCCTACCTCAACCACCACTTTCTCTCATTGCTGAAAATAAGCCTGTTGTGAAGCCGCCTGTTGCAGATTCCCTGGCAAACCCCCTTCAGTTAACACCTATGAACAGTCTGGCCACCTCTGTATTCAGC